A window of the Microbacterium sp. AZCO genome harbors these coding sequences:
- a CDS encoding circularly permuted type 2 ATP-grasp protein — translation MTVLRDYATTLAQPTLPLGGGDLGAARYDEVVAPDGTLRPAWKGIAEAALGLTPDELKRVNGEITRFLADHGVRYVQRGTGAQPWQLDPVPLVMEAPAWARLEVGLAQRAELLNALLVDLYGDQTLLRTGVIPSAAIFAHAGYLRPLARASAHDPQPLLLSATDLGRDAAGEWNVLADRVQAPSGLGYAMENRRVISQVMPALYQEGDLHRMEPYFAALRSAILNSAPEGVTEPRVVVLSPGTHSETAYDQAALASTLGFPLVQASDLTVRGGWIWIKPPGWPKSAPAERVDVILRRVDADWADPLEMRGNSRLGVAGLTEAVRRGRVRVVNGLGAGVLENPALLPFMPAICQELLGEQLRLPSLPTWWCGDRAGLDIVLSRLGESGEDFVVRSIDESRSVHADLTPDELRARILAAPHRFVGQERLPLSQAPVWSGEGRADAQPVVVRAFTVRYRSAFRPLVGGLATVMTTAASPVTKDVWVVKGAPEDPDQGIVDVAPLEFRPSIPALSPRSLEDMFWAGRYAERAEDLLRLLLTTDAHFEELAAPIDSEHGVAARALLGVLQRLAGRRSAEPEEEFRSLLLDGDRPGSAAQSLDRLRDALEGVRDQLSNDTWRVFAHTDRAKKALRSSQRSHRITESAGRMLTAVLSLQGVTASMIRDPGWHMIEAGRHLERALQLCTLLSSTTTERYGIAGDRGVLEGVLTAAESSVTFRRRYRGNVRTSGVLELLLVDRDNPRSLAFAFRELRTHLAAMPASTGSTRPERLLEHLETAVDNLDLTALATPTGTRRPRLQRFFEGTRAQLMQLADSIGDVHFASGPPPQSLSSLSLTELRGTKAS, via the coding sequence GTGACGGTGCTTCGCGATTACGCCACGACCCTGGCGCAGCCCACGCTCCCCCTCGGCGGCGGCGACCTGGGTGCGGCGCGCTACGACGAGGTCGTCGCGCCCGACGGCACGCTGCGGCCCGCGTGGAAGGGGATCGCCGAGGCCGCGCTCGGCCTCACGCCCGACGAGCTCAAGCGCGTCAACGGCGAGATCACGCGCTTCCTCGCCGACCACGGCGTGCGCTACGTGCAGCGCGGGACGGGCGCCCAGCCCTGGCAGCTCGACCCCGTGCCGCTCGTCATGGAGGCTCCGGCGTGGGCGCGGCTCGAGGTCGGTCTCGCGCAGCGCGCCGAGCTGCTCAACGCGCTCCTCGTCGACCTCTACGGCGACCAGACGCTGCTGCGCACCGGCGTCATCCCCTCCGCCGCGATCTTCGCCCACGCGGGCTACCTGCGGCCGCTCGCCCGGGCGAGCGCGCACGACCCCCAGCCGCTCCTCCTGTCGGCGACCGACCTCGGACGCGACGCGGCGGGCGAGTGGAACGTGCTCGCCGACCGGGTGCAAGCGCCGTCGGGTCTCGGCTACGCGATGGAGAACCGCCGCGTCATCTCGCAGGTCATGCCGGCCCTCTACCAGGAGGGCGACCTGCACCGCATGGAGCCCTACTTCGCGGCTCTGCGGTCGGCCATCCTCAACTCCGCCCCCGAGGGCGTCACCGAGCCGCGGGTCGTCGTGCTGTCGCCGGGCACGCATTCCGAGACCGCCTACGACCAGGCGGCGCTCGCGTCGACCCTCGGCTTCCCCCTCGTGCAGGCGAGCGACCTCACGGTGCGCGGCGGCTGGATCTGGATCAAGCCGCCGGGCTGGCCGAAGTCGGCTCCCGCCGAGCGGGTCGACGTCATCCTGCGTCGCGTCGACGCCGACTGGGCCGACCCGCTCGAGATGCGGGGCAATTCGCGGCTGGGCGTCGCGGGGCTCACGGAGGCTGTGCGCCGCGGGCGCGTGCGGGTCGTGAACGGCCTCGGCGCCGGCGTGCTCGAGAACCCGGCGCTGCTCCCCTTCATGCCCGCGATCTGCCAGGAGCTCCTCGGCGAGCAGCTGCGCCTGCCGTCGCTGCCCACGTGGTGGTGCGGCGACCGCGCCGGGCTCGACATCGTGCTGAGCCGGCTCGGCGAATCCGGCGAGGACTTCGTTGTGCGGAGCATCGACGAGTCGCGCAGCGTCCACGCCGACCTCACGCCCGACGAGCTGCGGGCGCGCATCCTCGCGGCGCCCCACCGGTTCGTCGGCCAGGAGCGCCTGCCGCTCTCCCAGGCCCCCGTGTGGTCGGGCGAGGGGCGGGCGGATGCCCAGCCCGTCGTCGTGCGCGCGTTCACGGTGCGCTACCGCTCGGCGTTCCGCCCCCTCGTGGGCGGCCTCGCGACCGTCATGACGACCGCGGCCTCCCCCGTGACGAAGGACGTCTGGGTGGTCAAGGGCGCACCGGAGGATCCCGATCAGGGGATCGTCGACGTGGCTCCGCTGGAGTTCCGCCCCAGCATCCCGGCCCTCTCGCCGCGCTCGCTGGAGGACATGTTCTGGGCGGGCCGCTACGCGGAGCGCGCGGAAGACCTCCTGCGCCTGCTCCTCACCACCGACGCGCACTTCGAGGAGCTCGCGGCGCCGATCGACTCGGAGCACGGCGTCGCCGCGCGCGCCCTGCTGGGCGTGCTGCAGCGCCTCGCCGGGCGGCGCTCCGCCGAGCCCGAGGAGGAGTTCCGCTCGCTCCTGCTCGACGGCGACCGACCGGGCTCGGCGGCGCAGTCGCTCGACCGTCTGCGCGATGCGCTCGAGGGCGTGCGCGACCAGCTGTCGAACGACACGTGGCGTGTCTTCGCGCACACCGACCGGGCCAAGAAGGCCCTCCGGTCGTCGCAGCGCTCGCACCGAATCACGGAGTCGGCCGGTCGCATGCTCACGGCCGTGCTGTCGCTGCAGGGCGTGACGGCGAGCATGATCCGCGATCCCGGCTGGCACATGATCGAGGCGGGCCGCCATCTCGAGCGGGCGCTGCAGCTGTGCACGCTGCTCAGCTCGACGACGACCGAGCGGTACGGCATCGCGGGCGACCGGGGCGTGCTCGAGGGCGTCCTCACGGCGGCCGAGAGCTCCGTGACGTTCCGCCGCCGCTACCGCGGCAACGTGCGCACGAGCGGCGTGCTCGAGCTGCTGCTCGTCGACCGCGACAACCCGCGATCGCTCGCCTTCGCGTTCCGCGAGCTGCGCACGCACCTCGCCGCCATGCCCGCCTCGACCGGATCGACGCGGCCCGAGCGCCTGCTCGAGCACCTCGAGACGGCCGTCGACAACCTCGATCTCACGGCCCTCGCCACGCCGACGGGCACCCGCCGCCCGCGGCTGCAGCGCTTCTTCGAGGGCACGCGGGCGCAGCTCATGCAGCTCGCCGACTCGATCGGCGACGTGCACTTCGCGAGCGGTCCGCCGCCGCAGAGCCTGTCGTCGCTGTCGCTGACCGAGCTGCGGGGAACGAAGGCATCATGA